In a single window of the Coffea eugenioides isolate CCC68of chromosome 3, Ceug_1.0, whole genome shotgun sequence genome:
- the LOC113766168 gene encoding putative late blight resistance protein homolog R1A-10 has product MEIIRRLFRKNRMLENMQKMLDEVPTMLEQIDFVLNESYRFHCNRDLQSTRENPRLCYFLNVAKEMEGPSHDLREAIVFFNDMCIQQMVLYEDLRFLLTAFEDSSVKWHGRNEMEKDVNYIVNRAADFVQEWMIDNSIVSEMRYLIDILVLKCTEKSPDRKINLEAAIKSSFDGERGIHHYFLHISGEIRFIRRKIRRIRGINGTTLSLKALQLESNLPLKGHSLSDSNLRNIVVGFDADLMKIMDRLARPSLGREVLAIVGMGGIGETTLARQMFDHPDTAFQFHCRAWVTVSQVYQLRNLLLDLLPSITKPSDKVHEKCSEKTNEDLTDDLYKCLKGRKYLVVMDDVWSNEAWDCIQMCLPDDKNGSRIVMTSRLVELATYVSPKNHPHCMSLLDIEQSWELLEKLVFGFESCPLELVDLGKQIARKCHGLPLAIVIIAGTLSRTVMTSDCWKDFAASASSVVLTNPEQCLDILALSYNYLPLYLKICFLYMGAFPEDYEIEVQKLIRLWIAEGFLKASSSNNPEDVAEDYLEDLIDRSLVLVGKRNVDGKIKTCRLHDLLRELCLREAQKENIMSVIKHENQSFPAKDNQNFLVLHLNSDADVHLAPPYTSMVQSHGRGLNRSTSVSAYRSRSRGDANF; this is encoded by the coding sequence ATGGAGATTATAAGAAGATTATTTCGAAAAAACAGAATGTTGGAGAATATGCAGAAGATGCTTGATGAAGTGCCAACAATGTTGGAGCAAATTGATTTCGTTCTCAATGAATCATACAGATTCCATTGCAACAGAGATCTTCAGAGCACCAGGGAAAACCCAAGACTATGTTATTTTCTTAATGTAGCTAAAGAAATGGAAGGTCCTAGTCATGATCTGAGAGAAGCCATAGTCTTTTTCAATGATATGTGCATCCAGCAGATGGTTCTGTACGAAGATCTTCGGTTCTTGCTGACAGCCTTTGAGGATTCTTCAGTCAAATGGCATGGCCGTAATGAAATGGAGAAAGATGTCAATTATATTGTCAACAGAGCAGCAGATTTTGTACAAGAATGGATGATAGACAATTCTATTGTGTCAGAAATGAGGTATTTAATAGATATATTAGTTCTCAAGTGCACTGAAAAATCTCCAGATAGGAAAATTAATCTTGAAGCAGCAATCAAAAGCAGTTTTGATGGCGAGAGAGGCATTCACCACTACTTTTTACACATATCTGGAGAGATTCGATTCATTAGGAGAAAGATCAGACGGATTAGAGGGATAAATGGTACTACACTCAGTTTAAAAGCCTTGCAGCTGGAGAGTAACCTTCCCCTCAAGGGACACTCATTATCTGATTCAAATCTGAGGAATATTGTAGTTGGTTTTGATGCTGATTTGATGAAAATTATGGATAGACTAGCAAGACCCTCGCTGGGACGAGAAGTTCTAGCAATTGTGGGGATGGGTGGCATTGGTGAAACTACTCTAGCTAGACAAATGTTTGATCACCCTGATACTGCTTTTCAATTTCATTGTCGGGCATGGGTTACAGTATCTCAAGTATACCAATTGAGAAATTTGTTGCTTGATCTTTTGCCCTCTATTACTAAGCCGTCTGATAAAGTTCATGAAAAGTGCAGTGAAAAGACTAATGAAGATCTTACTGATGACTTGTATAAATGTCTAAAAGGTAGGAAGTACCTGGTTGTTATGGATGATGTATGGAGTAATGAGGCCTGGGATTGTATCCAAATGTGTCTTCCAGACGACAAAAATGGTAGTCGAATAGTAATGACCAGCCGGTTAGTGGAATTAGCAACCTATGTTAGTCCAAAGAACCATCCTCATTGTATGAGTCTTTTGGATATAGAGCAAAGCTGGGAACTGTtggaaaaacttgtttttggatttgAAAGTTGCCCTCTTGAATTGGTGGACTTGGGAAAGCAAATAGCAAGAAAATGCCATGGATTACCCCTTGCAATTGTTATTATAGCTGGCACTCTGTCTAGAACTGTGATGACATCTGACTGCTGGAAGGATTTTGCAGCTAGTGCAAGTTCAGTTGTACTCACTAATCCAGAACAATGTTTAGATATACTTGCTCTAAGTTATAACTACTTGCCCCTATACCTTAAAATTTGCTTTCTATACATGGGGGCCTTTCCTGAAGATTATGAGATTGAAGTTCAGAAGTTAATTCGTTTATGGATTGCTGAGGGCTTCTTGAAAGCAAGTTCTTCAAATAATCCTGAAGATGTAGCGGAGGACTACTTGGAAGATCTTATTGATAGgagtttagttttggttgggaAAAGGAATGTAGATGGCAAAATCAAAACTTGTCGACTACACGACCTCTTGCGGGAATTATGTTTGAGGGAAGCTCAAAAAGAGAACATCATGTCTGTAATAAAACATGAGAACCAAAGTTTTCCTGCAAAAGAtaatcaaaattttctggttttgcaCTTGAACTCTGATGCTGATGTCCACTTAGCACCTCCATATACAAGCATGGTTCAAAGTCACGGTCGCGGCTTGAATCGTTCCACATCAGTCTCGGCATATCGGTCGCGGTCTCGGGGAGACGcgaatttttaa